The segment ATGGGTGGAAGGGGTTTCCACTGCAGTTACCATAGTGAACAATATGTATGGAGCGGTGCGTACACCGGGCTTTCTCAAACTCGCACCTgtaaatttaacacattttacaaattacattttttttctcaataagatggtacatgtaaaactgaaaaaaaaagttataatcaTGAATAACATTATAATCAtgtcaaaaaagaaaagaataagaAACGTTGATAAAGTGCGACCGTTAGATTTGGACGACTTTTGTTCGACTGATAACTACATTATCGTAGCATTCTGATACTCTCTATTTTTGGAAGACGGAATCATTCATTCAGTATTATGGGGTGATCAAATACAGTCGGGAATTATCAAATCTATCGAAAAGCATTAGATTTTATCACCCAGATTGTCTttgatcatctcataatattcaaagaatgatttctttatTACTATTTCCAATTttaacactttaaaacaacattatttaaaaaccacttttttatgtagcacatgctatgtattacatgtactacgcggtgcagccaataccgttttcggttatgctataagacacgcccattttgtggcACTCATGTTTTAAGAAGTTATCGGATTTTAGGGTTCAACAttaattcgtaatgttatcactgacagagacagttgaaaatgtaaatatatggtatTCGAGGAAAGAATCAGAGAGATTTCTGTAGATATAATTTTTATCCGCTCAATCAaagtatttgtacatgtaataaggtacatgtataccatgATATATTTAATACTTACGGATTAGTGTAGGTTATCGTATCATTGCCACATACGGGGTTTGATGCAGCATCACATGCTTTAAAGGCAagattaaaacagaaaaagtcCAGCACAGCCTCGCTTCCGTGCAAGATAGGGGCAAGAGTGCTCGGAAGAGGGTGGCTCGTCACAACACCGCCAGGTGGCGCGGTGGTAGGCGGTGGGACGGTGGTCGTTGGACAAGCTGAGTGCGATGCTACGTGGATAGATTTGTCATCACAGTGAGCCTTGGAAAAATCACACCTTGAttgaaaaaagattaaattCATTATGTTTTTTGggagaaattttaaatatgaaaaccAGAATTGAGATTTGTTGCAATAACAAGACAAATGCATTAATTCCCCCGGGAATTTCACACTTTTTCGCTGCAAAAAGTTACTTAAAGGCCTTGAACGCCTGACTCCTCCACCCCTCTAGCAAACAAAACTAAACTAAAACACAAACCcccctttgaaaaaaataaattcttgatCTACGTTCGgaaactcttttttttaaaatcgtctATTCCCATACACAGTGTAACATAAATTGTTTTACTATCAAAATGAAATACGTGTAAATATTGATGGGATATTTTATTATTGACCTGTTCCTGTAGGTGACGCCATTTGAGCCACACTCAGGGTTACTGCCATATTGATAACAATCCTCTTTAAGAATACTGGCACACGTGTTGAAATTAAAGAACTGGGCACTCGCCACTGTAAATAAATTCcataatatatatactagtTTGTTGCATAACCTCATATTGAAAATGTACATTCGAtaggttttttaaaagttacaaaCCTGAAATTAGTAGAACTGGAGCCAGAAATATCAAAAGAGCCATGTTGGTCAATGCAGTGTACTGTATTGTTGTGAAACAAAGATAAGAAAATTATGTCGGGAGATCACGAAGTTTGATTATACTCATGGTGATAATCAAAGGTTATGAAACGTGTGAGGATAGAGAAATTTTCTAACTTaaccatgatttaaaaaaataactttatgaTCAATTACTATAACGAAACTTATGCAAAAAATATAAGCATGCAAAGTTTGAAATCTCATGCTAAAATTGAAATCTAGATAAAACTTCGTTATTTAAATTCGGacagagaggggggggggtgcaggattcgtttttttttttttttttacttttgacaGTTTTCAATTTCCCCCTATTATCAAGTGTCTCCTGCTTTTATACCAGTCGGTAATCAAGAGTTTGGGGTATTAATATTGCAGTGTTGCATTGCTTTATGatgaatcatttaaaaaaacttttatacatgtaatttgatttttttaacgcAACTTTACAGAACATCCTCAAATCCAAAGGGCATGTTTAAAAACTGTCTGTATAACATATACACATAGAAATAAGATACCGTGGAAATCTCGTTGATGGGCTCATACCAGGCTTGGTAAAATTGCATCATATTTTTCTTGATTCATTTGGCAACATCCGCAAGTGTAGACAACATGCCTTCACAAGCTGCATTACATTATGGGTAAACTATCATCTTATAACAACATGCAATACGCTTTAGTTGATCTTTGTATTTTCATTGCATTGGTAAGACTCCTGACCATTATACGATACTGAATCTGTaaccaatattatatattgGTAATCTTCCTTTGGTTTGGCACCCATGCCAAACTGGCCATATGGTATCTTTAAAAAGAACCTTGTACTGTTAATGGATGCATTGGCGCATGTCGAGCTGATGTATCTCTCTAGAATAATCCTTTATAAGTTTTCGAGCCACAGAAACTGAGAAATGTCGTTATTCATATAGCTAACGTGATAAATATTGCAGcgtttgaattatttttctatgGATTCCTTTAATTTTATTCCGTTATGAGATATAATGTGTCCTAAATAAGTAACTTCTGGTTttgtaaatgaacaaaaattacTACATTTGATTCTCGTAGACAATGAAATGTTCTCTCGTGTCaaacacaatttttaattaaacgatTCGCTGGAAAGTCTCCAGAAATCCGAGAAACAGTGATTAATTTTCTATTAGGATTTGcaaatttgtaaatttcattCGGCTAATTATGACATCCGGTAAAgccaaaattcatttaattcatattataacatttgttgactttgttcaatttttttcattttttttttattttctagcTTTACATTATATACTTTGTAAATGATTTCGCTTTTCATCTTTTGTTCTGTTACATTTTCCGGTTCCGGCAAGTTATACCGGTATATCCAAGGGAAcgtgtatttattttgacaaaccaaCCGTATACCTCAATCCAAAGAATACCGACCTCGTGATAAGTCCTTATTTACTGAAGCTTCCGGCGGTCAATTGAATGTTATTGTTAGAAGCATTCGCGACATGCATAAACAATCGCTTACTagatttatttctgttttgatGAGATATCTTCGTGTATTTCCGGTTGGTTCTTACAAAATAGGTTTATGTCTATACAAGACAATTTGGTTCGATGATCTTtgttatgaaattcaagatagtaaatgaaacacattaatgaaattaaaacactgTTTCGATTTTTTTATTAGCTCAATATgactttacccccccccccccaatatgtaatttaaagttatttttcattttcattcatttaattttctcaaactgattttatttttaacaatattcaagTAGAGACAAGATGGTTATGCCGTAATAATGAGATATTTTTCGTAGttaattaaaagtaattttttatgGCGTTATTCGACTTTCGTGTTCAATATCAGTCATCACAATGTCaaataatgtacatataaattgtTGTCATTGTCACAGCAGgagtatatattttatgtgaagaGATACTAGTTCCGTTGCCTCAGAATAATCGCCAGAATATTAAAAAGTTGAAGTAAAATGTTGAATCTAATATATAGCTTATTTCAGATATAAAGAATAATGTTCTTATAAAACCGGGTTGAGATTGAAATATGAATTAGCGGAAAGTTAAACGAATTTGCAATGTGAATTATGTTCTATCATAATTTCTTTTGGGATTTTACGACCATGTCAGACACAACCGAATAAGCAGACAAAACACTCAATAATATTTAaggatttt is part of the Magallana gigas chromosome 3, xbMagGiga1.1, whole genome shotgun sequence genome and harbors:
- the LOC105318060 gene encoding follistatin-related protein 3; translation: MALLIFLAPVLLISVASAQFFNFNTCASILKEDCYQYGSNPECGSNGVTYRNRCDFSKAHCDDKSIHVASHSACPTTTVPPPTTAPPGGVVTSHPLPSTLAPILHGSEAVLDFFCFNLAFKACDAASNPVCGNDTITYTNPCEFEKARCTHRSIHIVHYGNCSGNPFHP